GTCGCTTTCGACTGTCACACATCGAAGAGCACGACTGCGACTTCCTGGTGATCGGCTCGGGGATTGCCGGACTGTGGACCGCGCTGTGCCTGGCGCCGCACGGAAATGTCCTGATCGTCACGAAGAAGGACGAAGTTGAATCGAATACCAATTACGCGCAGGGCGGCATCGCGGCGGTGGTCTCGAGTCTGGATTCGATCGCACAGCACGTCGAGGACACGTTGACCGCCGGGGCGGGGTTGTGCAAGCCGCGCGTCGTTCGTCATGTCGTTACCGAAGCACCCGCCATGATTCGGGCGCTGATCGATGTGGGCGTGCAGTTTTCCTTTCGACGCGCCCGCCGCTCTCTGAACAATCTCGACGTCGGGCTGGAGGGCGGACACTCGGCGGCGCGGGTTGTGCACGCTTCCGATCTGACCGGCCGCGAGATCGAAGCCGCGCTCTTGCGCGCGCTGCGGAGCCAGAAATCGGTGATTCTTCTCGAGCATCACATTGCGATCGACCTGCTGACTCACAATCGCGGTTCGGCGCGTCGTTGTGTCGGCGCGATGATCTTCGACCGTCAACGCCGTGTACTCATGCGCGCCTCATCGCCGGCGACCGTGCTGGCCACCGGTGGCGCCGGGCAGGTCTATCGGTTCACGACCAATCCGCGCATCGCGACCGGCGATGGGGTGGCGATGGCCTTCCGCGCCGGCTGCCGGGTCGCCAATATGGAGTTTGTCCAATTCCACCCCACGCGGCTGCACGTTCCCGGCTCGGGACGTTTCCTCATCTCCGAAGCGCTGCGCGGGGCAGGGGGGATTCTGCGCAACCGTCGCGGCGAGGCATTCATGGAGCATGTGCATCCGTTGGGCGATCTGGCGCCGCGCGACATTGTCGCCCGCGCCATCATGGCCGAATGCCGACGCACCCGTTCGCGGTGCGCCTATCTGGACATGACCCACTTGAAGGCGGGCTTCATCCGGGAGCGGTTCCCCAATATCCACCGCCGCTGCAAACAGCTCGGACTGGACATGACCAGGGAACCGATTCCGGTGCTGCCGGCGGCGCATTACATGTGCGGCGGCATCATCACCGACTTGCGGGGCCAGACCGATATTGCCGGACTCTGGGCCGCCGGCGAAGTCGCATGCACCGGACTGCACGGCGCCAATCGCTTGGCCTCCAATTCACTCCTGGAAGCGATGGTGTTCGCACAGGCGGCGTCGCTGTCGGCCATCGGAATAATCAAGCGACTCAGAAAGACTCTGCCCCGCGCACCCCGGGATGTATCAGGGATGCGCATCGGTCACCGGTCTGGATCAAGCCGCGCCTGGACGGCACTGCGTCTGTTGATGTGGGATCGGGTCGGCATTCTGCGCGACGGGCAAGGGCTCACGTCGGCGGTTGCGACATTGCGACAACTCCGGAGCCGACTGGACTCTCAGATTCGACGAGAGGGGTTCAACGCCGACGCGCTGGAACTGCGTAATGCCATGCTTGTCAGCATGCTCATCGCCGCCAGCGCCCTGAAACGGCGCGAATCGCGCGGGCTGCACGAACGGCTCGACTTCCCGCAAACCGATGACGATAATTGGCGACACGACACGATCCTGAAGGGACCGCGCATTTGATGTCAGCAAGCCGATCAGAGGCCATCTGGATTCTCGACTTCGGGTCGCAGTACACGCAGTTGATCGCACGGCGCATCCGTGAGCTGGGGGTCTTCTCGCGCGTCGTCGGGCCCGACATCAGGCCCGAGGCCATCGATTGGAACGAGGCCCGGGGGTTGATCTTCTCCGGCGGCCCGGCATCGGCCAACGATCCCGGAGCGCCGACATGCGATCCGTCGTTATTCGGGAAAGACTGTCCCAAGCTCGGCATCTGCTACGGACTACAACTGTATGCCATCAGCCATGGGGGCCGATTGGCCGAGTCGACGCGACGTGAGTACGGGCGTGCGGTCATGACGCGTCAGGGCGACGACGCCCTCTGGGATGGACTGCCGCGACAGTTCAACGTTTGGATGAGCCACGGTGATTCGGTCGCGACACTACCTCCGGGCATGAAAGCCATCGGACAGACCGATGCGGTGCCGTTGGCGGCGATGTCGGATGCGTCGCGCCGCTTCTGGGGGATTCAATTCCATCCCGAAGTCGAGCACACTGAGCATGGCCGCGAGATTCTCCGGGCCTTCGTCTACGATATCTGCCATTGCCAGGGCGGATGGGATGCCGGCGTGTTTACCGAGCAGGCAATCACCGAAGTCCGACAGCAGGTCGGCGACGGCCACGTACTGCTTGGTGTCTCCGGCGGGGTCGATTCCGCTGTCCTGGCCGTCCTGCTCAAGCGCGCCATCGGCACGCGCTCCCATCCGGTCTTCGTCGACACCGGACTGCTGCGCGACGACGAGGCGACTGAGGTCACCGATGCGCTGCGTTCGGCGGGCGTCGAGATTCGACCTGTTGATGCCGGGCAACGCTTCCTGTCGGCTCTCGCGGGCGTTACCGATCCCGAGCTGAAGCGCAAGGCCATCGGTCGCGTCTTCATTGAAGTCTTCGAAGAAGAAGCCAAACGCATCGGCCCAATCGACTTTCTGGCGCAGGGAACGCTTTATCCCGATTGGATCGAGAGCGTTTCAGTTGCGGGGCCATCGGCGGTCATCAAGTCGCACCACAACGTCGGCGGCTTGCCGGATCGCATGCACTTGAAACTGGTCGAACCGCTCAAATGGCTCTTCAAGGACGAGGTCCGCGCTGTCGGACGTACCCTCGGTCTTCCGGCGCCCGTCCTCGGACGGCACCCCTTTCCCGGACCCGGTTTGGCGGTCCGCATCCCTGGGTCGATCACCTCTCCCGATCTGGCGCTATTGCGCGCCGCCGACCGCATCTTCATTGCCGAACTGCGGAACTCGGGATGGTACGACAAGGTCTGGCAGGCGTTTTGTGTCCTGCTCCCGGTGCACTCCGTGGGTGTCATGGGCGACCACCGCACCTATGAGAAGTCGCTGGCGCTGCGCGCGGTCACATCCGCCGATGGTATGACCGCTGACTGGGCCGAGCTGCCGTACGAGCTGCTCAAGCGTGTCTCGAATCGGATCATCAACGAGGTTCCCGGCATCAATCGCGTCTGTTACGACATTTCCTCCAAACCCCCGGCGACCATCGAATGGGAGTAGGGCATCGTGTGTCCCTGTCAGCACGGGGAGAATCGGCTTGACTTCACCTTTCTGAGATTTTGATATTGGCGGTCCGCTTCGAGCCGCTTGCAGGTTCTGCGACAAAGAGTTGCATGGCTTGGGGCGTACCGGATCGGTGTGATTCATGGGCCGACCGAACAGTTCGGAGACGGGTCGGTGGCTGCGGCCGATCGGGCTGTTGACCGCGATCCCGTTTGTATTACTGGTCGGACCGCTGATCGGCTACTACCTCGGCGACTGGCTCGACCGCCGATACGGCACTGAGCCGTGGCTGATGGTGATCTTCATCGTGTTGGGATTTACAGCTTCCGGGCGTGAGGTTTACAAGTTGATCAAAAGTGCCGCGCGCGATACAAACGGCAACTGACAGCCCCATCTCATGGGACTTGACTTCCTCTCACGCGTGCAACGAACGACGCTGATTCTCAGCGCGATCGTCTTCGTCTTTGTCGCCGTCTACCACGAGACGATGTTTGCGCTCGGATACTTGATCGGTGCGACGTGGAGCGTGGCCAATTTCTGGATGCTGGGACGCCTGATTCGTTCCGTGTTGACACCGCAGGAGGTCGCACCCCGCCTCACCGCCGCATTCGCTGCGGTCAAATTCCCAGTTCTGTATGTGGGCGGCTACCTTCTGCTCCGGTCCGAATGGTTCTCTCCCGTGGCGCTGCTTTCGGGATTTGCAACGCTTTTTCTTGTGGTGCTGCTCAAAGCTCTCGGGCGTGCATTCCTTCATCTTGATGATCAAGCGTCTGAATCCTCTTCCGTTTGCTCGCGGACTCAATGACACAACTGTTTCATTCCATCTGGGTCCCTCTGGCAACGGTGGCTTCGTCTGGCGATGGCCATGAGCCGGCGGCATCATCCGGCGCCCCGGAACTCCCGAACATCATCACGATCCTTTCGGGGTACTTTCCAGGTCAAACGTGGGCGGAGTTTCTTCACCACTGGGAGAACGTGATCTACGCGTTTATCGTGGCCATCGGACTGTCGCTGGTGTCGTATTTTGCGACCCGTCGCGCGACAATGATGCCGGGCCGTCTGCAAAACCTGCTGGAGATGGCGGTGGAGGGGCTGGACAACTTCATCGGCGGGATTCTTGGCCCGCACGGGCGACGTTTCACCCCGTTTCTCGGCACATTATTTCTCTACATCTGGTGCATGAACCTGTTCGGGTTGATCCCCGGCATGATGTCGCCGACCGGCGGAAAGAATGGAATCAACACCACCATCGCGCTGGCGGTGTGCGTGTTCTTTTATGTGCAGTATGCCGGAATCCGCCACATGGGTGTCTGGGGATACATCGACCACATGATGGGAACACCGCGCAGCGTCATCCAGTGGGTTCTGGTGCCGCTGAACCTGCCAATCCACCTGATCGGCGAGTTGGCCAAGCCCATGTCGCTGTCGTTACGTCTGTTCGGCAACATCACCGGCGAGGACGTGCTGCTGGCGGCATTCGTCATGCTCGGGATCTCGGCGACCGCCTTCCTGCACGTCCCGGTTGGACTGCCGTTGCATTTGCCGTTCATCTTCCTGGCGCTATTGACCGGCACGATCCAGGCGCTGGTCTTCACGTTGTTGTCGACCGTTTATTTTTCGATGATGCTATCCGAACACGAGGGCCATTGATCGCGACATAAACGCAGTGGGACAAAGGAACATTTCGTAAAGGAGCAGGAGTCATGGACTTTCGTACCGCACTCTCGCTGGCGCTGCCGTTCGGACTGGCGCTGGCGGCCATCGGTTCCGGCATCGGCCTGGGCAAGGCCGTAGCCGCGGCGATGGAGGCGATGGGACGCCAGCCCGAAGCGGCCGGCAAAATCCAGACCGGCATGATCATCGGCGCAGCGCTCATCGAGGCGCTGACGATCTACGCGCTGGTGGCGTTTTTCATCTTGCAGGGACGCATCCAGTAACGACACCGCGGACGCCGCGAACTCGGAGCGCAATCCCCTGCCGAATGGGAGGGGCCGCGGCGTGCATTGCGTTTCATCGTAATGGAGGACCGGACTTGGCATGAACCCACAGTTGCAGCAAATCGCCACACATGTTGTCGGGTTTCTGATCGCATTGTGGATTCTCAGACGGTTCGCATGGAAACCGTTGCTGAATCTGCTCGAAGAACGGCGCGCGAAGATCAGGGCCGACTTCGATGCCGCCGAGGCCAAACGCAGGCAGTCAGAGAATCTCGCCGCACAATACCAACAACGGCTCGATGCCATCGAGGCCGAGGCCCGTCAGAAGATTCAGGAGGCGGTCAACGAGGGTCGCCAGGTCGCCTCGGAACTGCGCGAGGAAGCCCGCGGCGAGGCCAAACGCATCATCGATAAGGCGCGCGCCGATCTCGATCGCGATCTCGCCAAGGCCCAGGTCGCGCTCAAGGAGCGCATGGTCGGCATGACGTTGTCGGCGACCGAGCGCATCCTCCGTCAGACGCTCGATCAGGAGGGACACCGGCGCCTGATTGCGGGTTTCATCGATGAATTGGAGCAGTCACAGACACGCTGACAGGGGTAGTTGACGGATCATGACGGATGATACCCGCGTCGCTCGAAAGTACGCCACCGCGCTTTTTGATCTGGCAAATCGTCAGGGACAGTTGCGTCCCGTTTGGGGTGACCTCTCTGCGCTGGCGGCGGCCATCGAACAGGAGAGACGGCTGCTGCCGGTACTCTCCTCGCCCCAGTTGTCGCCGGAGCAGAAGAAAGAGTTGCTCGCCCGCGCCCTGGGTGCATCGGCGCACGCGTTGGTGAGGAACTTCCTGAATTTCTTAATCGACAAAGGCCGCACTTCGGCGTTGTTGCGTATGATCCAAATCTATCGCGAGCTCCTCGACGAAATCGAAGGGATCGTGCGCGCGACGATCACCACGGCGGTTCCGCTGCCGGATGCCGAACGCGATCAGATCATCACACGGCTGGAGAAGTTATCGGGCAAGTCCGTGCAATCCCACACGCTCGTCGACCCCGCGTTGTTGGGCGGCGTGGTTGTTCTCATGGGCGGCGAGATGATCGATCATACGGTACGTCATGATTTGGAGCGATTGCGCGAAACACTGTCGGCCGTCAAAGTGCATCATGCCGCATAGAATGTCCGAGTATCGAAAAGACATATTGGAGAGTAGTCACTCATGGCACTGAAACCTGAAGAAGTCTCCTCGGTCATCGCGCAGGAGATCGACAAATACGAAAGCAAGCTCGACATGGAGTCGGTTGGCACCGTGCTGCAGGTCGGCGACGGCATCGCCCGCGTCTGGGGACTCGAAGACGCGATGATGTCCGAGCTGGTTGTCTTCCCCGGCGACATCATGGGGATGATCCTCAACCTCGAGGAAGACAACGTCGGCTGCGCCATCTTCGGCACCGACCGCATGATCAAAGAGGGCGACACCGTCCGTCGCACCGGCAAAGTCGCACAGGTCCCGGTCGGCGATGCACTCATCGGCCGCGTGGTCAATCCGCTGGGACAGCCGCTCGACGGTGCCGGGCCCGTTGTCACCGACAAGTTCCGCCCGCTCGAGGGCAATGCCCCTTCGGTGATCGACCGCCAGCCGGTCAAAGAGCCGGTGCAGACCGGGCTGAAGGCGATCGATTCGATGATTCCGATCGGACGCGGCCAGCGCGAACTGATCATCGGCGACCGACAGACCGGCAAG
This genomic stretch from Candidatus Zixiibacteriota bacterium harbors:
- the atpH gene encoding ATP synthase F1 subunit delta codes for the protein MTDDTRVARKYATALFDLANRQGQLRPVWGDLSALAAAIEQERRLLPVLSSPQLSPEQKKELLARALGASAHALVRNFLNFLIDKGRTSALLRMIQIYRELLDEIEGIVRATITTAVPLPDAERDQIITRLEKLSGKSVQSHTLVDPALLGGVVVLMGGEMIDHTVRHDLERLRETLSAVKVHHAA
- a CDS encoding AtpZ/AtpI family protein, which gives rise to MGRPNSSETGRWLRPIGLLTAIPFVLLVGPLIGYYLGDWLDRRYGTEPWLMVIFIVLGFTASGREVYKLIKSAARDTNGN
- the guaA gene encoding glutamine-hydrolyzing GMP synthase is translated as MSASRSEAIWILDFGSQYTQLIARRIRELGVFSRVVGPDIRPEAIDWNEARGLIFSGGPASANDPGAPTCDPSLFGKDCPKLGICYGLQLYAISHGGRLAESTRREYGRAVMTRQGDDALWDGLPRQFNVWMSHGDSVATLPPGMKAIGQTDAVPLAAMSDASRRFWGIQFHPEVEHTEHGREILRAFVYDICHCQGGWDAGVFTEQAITEVRQQVGDGHVLLGVSGGVDSAVLAVLLKRAIGTRSHPVFVDTGLLRDDEATEVTDALRSAGVEIRPVDAGQRFLSALAGVTDPELKRKAIGRVFIEVFEEEAKRIGPIDFLAQGTLYPDWIESVSVAGPSAVIKSHHNVGGLPDRMHLKLVEPLKWLFKDEVRAVGRTLGLPAPVLGRHPFPGPGLAVRIPGSITSPDLALLRAADRIFIAELRNSGWYDKVWQAFCVLLPVHSVGVMGDHRTYEKSLALRAVTSADGMTADWAELPYELLKRVSNRIINEVPGINRVCYDISSKPPATIEWE
- the atpE gene encoding ATP synthase F0 subunit C, whose amino-acid sequence is MDFRTALSLALPFGLALAAIGSGIGLGKAVAAAMEAMGRQPEAAGKIQTGMIIGAALIEALTIYALVAFFILQGRIQ
- the atpB gene encoding F0F1 ATP synthase subunit A — translated: MTQLFHSIWVPLATVASSGDGHEPAASSGAPELPNIITILSGYFPGQTWAEFLHHWENVIYAFIVAIGLSLVSYFATRRATMMPGRLQNLLEMAVEGLDNFIGGILGPHGRRFTPFLGTLFLYIWCMNLFGLIPGMMSPTGGKNGINTTIALAVCVFFYVQYAGIRHMGVWGYIDHMMGTPRSVIQWVLVPLNLPIHLIGELAKPMSLSLRLFGNITGEDVLLAAFVMLGISATAFLHVPVGLPLHLPFIFLALLTGTIQALVFTLLSTVYFSMMLSEHEGH
- the atpF gene encoding F0F1 ATP synthase subunit B, with the translated sequence MNPQLQQIATHVVGFLIALWILRRFAWKPLLNLLEERRAKIRADFDAAEAKRRQSENLAAQYQQRLDAIEAEARQKIQEAVNEGRQVASELREEARGEAKRIIDKARADLDRDLAKAQVALKERMVGMTLSATERILRQTLDQEGHRRLIAGFIDELEQSQTR
- a CDS encoding ATP synthase subunit I, giving the protein MGLDFLSRVQRTTLILSAIVFVFVAVYHETMFALGYLIGATWSVANFWMLGRLIRSVLTPQEVAPRLTAAFAAVKFPVLYVGGYLLLRSEWFSPVALLSGFATLFLVVLLKALGRAFLHLDDQASESSSVCSRTQ
- the nadB gene encoding L-aspartate oxidase codes for the protein MSQRRFRLSHIEEHDCDFLVIGSGIAGLWTALCLAPHGNVLIVTKKDEVESNTNYAQGGIAAVVSSLDSIAQHVEDTLTAGAGLCKPRVVRHVVTEAPAMIRALIDVGVQFSFRRARRSLNNLDVGLEGGHSAARVVHASDLTGREIEAALLRALRSQKSVILLEHHIAIDLLTHNRGSARRCVGAMIFDRQRRVLMRASSPATVLATGGAGQVYRFTTNPRIATGDGVAMAFRAGCRVANMEFVQFHPTRLHVPGSGRFLISEALRGAGGILRNRRGEAFMEHVHPLGDLAPRDIVARAIMAECRRTRSRCAYLDMTHLKAGFIRERFPNIHRRCKQLGLDMTREPIPVLPAAHYMCGGIITDLRGQTDIAGLWAAGEVACTGLHGANRLASNSLLEAMVFAQAASLSAIGIIKRLRKTLPRAPRDVSGMRIGHRSGSSRAWTALRLLMWDRVGILRDGQGLTSAVATLRQLRSRLDSQIRREGFNADALELRNAMLVSMLIAASALKRRESRGLHERLDFPQTDDDNWRHDTILKGPRI